A single window of Rhodospirillaceae bacterium DNA harbors:
- a CDS encoding efflux RND transporter periplasmic adaptor subunit, with translation MMKKPKTFKRRLMQVILLLIPVAGGAWWLWHHYAPIAVQVVSPERGLAVEAVYATGLVEAQQTAKVSPVSGGQIVELRAEIGDRVEPGQILAVMNDRQAQQRLQEAQAVYNLALQEEKRVQSLLAKGIATPQVAERALSDRQQAQANLQLQQNTLADLKITAPVAGLISTRDVSLGQNVTANSILFTIVSGDQKRIIADIDERDISKLALNSRLLAKAEAYPGRVFEAAISKIYQTANNTNRTYRVEANLPQGTPLLIGMTLDVNVILEERPSALLLPTAAIHFEQAGVNQPPFIYIWQVKDGHAQRLPPKNWCPRIAENRDHNPAELNRSNYYFAIRSVAPRPGSGYHPMIPLSLMIAWSHLSVRKRQTLASVLGVAMGVGFFISVSGMMKGFQDFFRTQIIESNAHIVMNDEVRYPALQPAEQIYAGDAVQVKRAFPQEPVRGILGAANILDSLHQQGISAAPVLRGQVLLRRSGRDAAVSMLGIDPDIEGTVTSLPEDLIAGSLTSLNSVPDGVIIGSLLADKLGANLGDSLIAATPASIITNLKIVGIFRTGLNQLDEGQAYIHLIKQQAIQNRPRVINEIRIRLPDVSRSIPVAADLEARWGYKSAPWEETNSRVLAVFQIQNLIIYATVSAILIVAGFGIFNIISTVVLEKARDIAILRSIGLNSQNIASIFVIEGTVVGFLGSLMGWVIGYALSWGLEQIPAPGASNPNQTLIVDSSFERYLLAGGLALVAAVLAGWLPARKAARLNPLVIVRGAT, from the coding sequence ATGATGAAAAAACCAAAAACCTTCAAACGCCGCCTCATGCAGGTGATTCTGTTGCTGATACCGGTCGCTGGAGGCGCCTGGTGGTTGTGGCATCATTACGCCCCTATTGCGGTGCAAGTGGTATCGCCAGAGCGGGGTTTAGCAGTTGAGGCCGTTTATGCAACCGGTTTGGTTGAGGCGCAGCAGACTGCTAAAGTCAGCCCAGTCAGCGGCGGCCAAATTGTGGAACTGCGTGCGGAGATCGGCGACAGGGTAGAACCCGGCCAAATATTGGCTGTCATGAATGACCGGCAAGCGCAGCAGCGGTTGCAGGAAGCCCAGGCTGTTTATAATCTGGCGTTGCAGGAAGAAAAACGGGTGCAATCCTTGCTGGCCAAAGGCATCGCCACTCCGCAGGTCGCTGAACGAGCTTTATCAGACCGGCAACAGGCCCAAGCGAACCTTCAATTGCAGCAGAATACGCTGGCCGATCTGAAAATTACCGCCCCTGTTGCCGGTCTTATCAGCACCCGCGATGTTTCTTTAGGGCAGAATGTAACCGCGAACAGCATCTTATTTACCATTGTATCTGGTGACCAAAAGCGGATTATTGCCGATATCGATGAACGCGATATCAGCAAATTGGCCTTGAATTCGCGTTTACTGGCAAAGGCTGAGGCCTATCCCGGCCGGGTTTTTGAAGCGGCCATCAGCAAAATCTATCAAACCGCCAACAACACCAACCGTACCTACCGGGTTGAGGCCAATCTTCCCCAAGGCACCCCGTTGCTCATCGGCATGACCCTGGACGTCAATGTGATTTTGGAGGAACGGCCATCCGCCTTATTGCTGCCAACCGCCGCCATTCATTTTGAACAGGCAGGCGTTAATCAGCCGCCTTTTATTTACATATGGCAGGTGAAAGACGGGCACGCCCAACGCCTACCCCCTAAAAATTGGTGTCCAAGGATTGCAGAAAACCGAGATCATAACCCCGCTGAACTTAACCGATCAAATTATTATTTCGCCATCCGATCAGTTGCGCCCAGGCCGGGCAGTGGATATCATCCCATGATACCGCTAAGCCTGATGATCGCCTGGTCGCATCTATCGGTGCGGAAACGCCAAACTTTGGCCTCGGTTTTAGGGGTGGCGATGGGGGTTGGTTTTTTCATCTCGGTTTCCGGCATGATGAAAGGGTTTCAGGATTTTTTCCGCACCCAAATCATTGAATCAAACGCCCATATCGTCATGAATGATGAGGTGCGTTACCCAGCGCTGCAACCCGCCGAACAAATCTATGCGGGCGATGCTGTGCAGGTAAAACGCGCTTTCCCCCAAGAACCGGTGCGCGGTATTTTAGGGGCTGCGAATATCCTTGACTCACTTCACCAACAGGGTATCAGCGCAGCCCCAGTGTTGCGCGGCCAGGTGCTGTTGCGGCGCAGCGGGCGCGATGCCGCCGTTTCTATGCTGGGGATTGATCCTGATATCGAAGGCACCGTCACCAGCCTGCCCGAGGATTTAATTGCAGGCTCGCTCACCTCATTAAACTCCGTACCAGACGGGGTCATCATTGGCAGTTTGCTAGCGGATAAATTGGGGGCTAATCTCGGGGACAGTTTGATTGCGGCAACGCCCGCCAGCATTATCACTAATTTAAAAATTGTTGGCATTTTCCGCACCGGCCTCAATCAGCTCGATGAGGGCCAGGCTTATATTCATTTGATCAAACAGCAAGCCATTCAGAATCGGCCGCGGGTGATTAATGAAATCCGCATCCGCTTGCCCGACGTCAGCCGCTCTATCCCCGTAGCAGCGGATTTGGAAGCACGTTGGGGGTATAAATCCGCCCCTTGGGAGGAAACTAACAGCCGGGTATTGGCGGTTTTTCAAATCCAAAATTTAATTATTTACGCAACCGTTAGCGCCATTTTGATTGTGGCAGGTTTCGGCATTTTCAATATTATTTCAACCGTGGTTTTAGAAAAAGCCCGTGATATTGCCATTTTACGCTCAATTGGCCTTAACAGCCAAAATATTGCCAGTATTTTCGTGATTGAAGGCACGGTGGTAGGATTTTTAGGCAGCTTGATGGGTTGGGTGATTGGCTATGCCTTATCTTGGGGACTTGAGCAAATCCCTGCCCCAGGCGCTTCCAACCCCAACCAAACCCTGATTGTCGATAGCTCATTTGAACGCTATTTATTGGCAGGCGGCTTGGCATTGGTGGCGGCGGTTTTGGCTGGCTGGTTGCCCGCCCGTAAAGCCGCTCGCCTCAACCCCTTGGTAATTGTACGGGGAGCCACATGA
- a CDS encoding NAD(P)/FAD-dependent oxidoreductase: MFHSYNRAVDLVIVGASFAGLSCAIEAAQAGLKVVVLEKNPKAGHHPGTTGLLVQEAADFYKIPSHLTKKISTVRLYDQHLKSFSLHTPDYFFLATHTSGILEWLAWHATELGVAINFNCRFRDYREQADGISLSDFDLHTRFLVGADGARSTVAKKSGLGQNKKFLLGIEYDYPLPANFAEEELHCFLSHLHAPGYLGWAVGGINRLQVGLAVHHPSHKPDGESFLDFIRPVLKIQPDQKIGAHGGLIPVGGCVEPFYRQRILLIGDAAGLVSPLTAGGIRLSFELGQKSGRLIADYLQNPAAPHPGVLLRQQYPDFTGKKLLRQLWQSGFCHQALPLLQLPFLQKWLGKMIFFNRHSRVEINR; this comes from the coding sequence ATGTTTCATTCTTATAACCGGGCCGTGGATTTGGTTATTGTGGGCGCCAGCTTTGCAGGTCTTTCCTGCGCCATAGAAGCCGCCCAAGCGGGATTAAAGGTGGTGGTGCTTGAAAAAAACCCGAAAGCCGGTCATCATCCAGGCACCACCGGTTTATTGGTGCAGGAAGCCGCGGATTTTTATAAGATTCCCAGCCATCTCACCAAAAAGATTTCAACCGTGCGGTTGTATGATCAACATCTGAAAAGCTTTTCCCTGCATACACCGGATTATTTTTTTCTGGCTACCCATACCTCCGGCATACTCGAATGGCTGGCTTGGCATGCAACGGAGCTTGGGGTTGCCATCAATTTCAACTGCCGGTTCCGCGACTATAGGGAACAAGCAGACGGGATTTCCCTGTCCGATTTCGACTTACACACGCGCTTTCTGGTAGGGGCGGATGGCGCCCGCTCAACCGTGGCTAAAAAATCCGGTTTGGGGCAAAACAAAAAATTCCTGTTAGGGATTGAATATGATTATCCCCTGCCTGCCAATTTTGCCGAAGAGGAACTGCACTGCTTTTTAAGTCATCTTCATGCGCCTGGCTATTTAGGTTGGGCGGTGGGCGGCATTAACCGGTTGCAAGTGGGGCTGGCGGTCCATCACCCATCCCACAAACCGGACGGGGAAAGTTTCCTGGATTTTATTCGCCCCGTCCTCAAGATACAACCCGATCAAAAAATCGGGGCCCATGGCGGCTTAATCCCGGTGGGCGGCTGCGTTGAACCTTTTTACCGCCAGCGAATTTTGTTGATTGGGGATGCGGCTGGCCTTGTTTCCCCCTTAACTGCTGGCGGCATCCGCTTAAGTTTTGAATTGGGGCAAAAATCTGGCCGCCTGATCGCCGATTATCTACAAAACCCTGCAGCCCCTCACCCAGGCGTTTTATTACGCCAGCAATACCCCGATTTTACCGGGAAGAAACTGCTGCGGCAATTATGGCAATCAGGATTTTGCCATCAAGCCCTTCCCTTATTACAATTGCCTTTCCTACAGAAATGGTTGGGGAAAATGATTTTTTTTAATCGCCACAGCCGGGTAGAAATCAACCGGTGA